GTGATTGAAGCCTTTGCAACCTCCCATCATCGCGGATTTCCTGTGGTTGAAAATGGCAAATTAGTGGGAATTATTACCCAAACTGATTTAACTCAAATTAGTAGTCGCCAATTCCCTGATCATACCCCCATTGATCAGTTAATGACAACCCAACCTATTACCGTTGGCCCTGATGATAATTTAACTCATGTTTTGTATTTATTGGGTCATTATAAACTTAGTCGTTTACCCGTTGTAGAACATCATCATTTAGTGGGAATTATTACTCGCAGTGATATTATTCGCGCCGAATTAGGTCAAATTAGTGGGGAAACAACCCAAGTGGGACGACATTATGAACCGTCTTATATTGCCTATCAAACGAGGGGGCCACAAACCGGAAATGGTCGTTTATTAGTGTCATTATATAACCCTCAAACGGCCCCAACCTTATTAAAAATTGCTATAGCGATCGCTCAAGAACGCAATTATGAATTAGAATGTTTAACGGTGATTACAATTCCCTATAGTCAATCTCCTTCAGAAACTCCAGTTCGGTTAACAAAAAGTCGGCGTTTATTACAACAAGCTGAACGTTTAGGGCAACATTTACAGATTTCTGTTCACACTCAAATTCGAGTTGCCCATGATGTCGCCCAAGCGATTTTAGAAACCACTCAAAAGGAACATATTGATTTATTATTAATGGGTTGGCATGGGGAGAAGTCAGCGCCAGACAGGATTTTTGGCAATGTGATGGATACAGTTATTCGTCAAATTCCCTGCCAAATTATGTTAGTTAAATGGGCGCAAAATCTGATTTCTCATGAGAATCAAATGGATGGTAATTCAGATATTGCTGCTTGTCCTATTTTGGGTCTACATCGTTGGTTAGTTCCCGTGAGAGATACTTTAGAACATTCCGTTTCTGTGCAGCTTTTACCTGCATTAATTAAGTTAAGTTTATCTCCTCAAGTTCGTCTTTGTCGAGTGGTGAAAACGGGGATTTCTGAACAGGAAATCAAAGATTTTAAGCAGGCTTCAGAATATTTAAGTGATCGTTTAAATACGGAGGTTATTTTTAACAGTGTTTGCTCTAATTCCGTATCAGAAGCCGTTATTGATTTAGCCAATAAAGATCAATGTGATGTGATTCTATTAGGAGCTAGTCGAGAAGGAATGTTAAGACAAGTGATTCAGGGAAATATTCCAGAAGCGATCGCTAAAAATTGTCACTGTACTGTCATTTTAGTGCGACCTGCTCTTAAAAAATAATCAATTTTGACGGTTAAATTGTCATACCACATTCATCGACTAAATAACACATTGCGCGAAACCGTAAACCCATTAATTGTTCATAAAAAGGGTTGAGTTTGCACAGGGGAGGAATATGTAAAAGGGTATATCCAAAAAGTTTAATATCCCGTGCAAAGGGACATTGTGCTGGAATTACCCGATATAAAAATAGTGCTACATCAGGGTTGTGAATTTCCAGATTATCTAACCATTGACGCAGAGGGTTAAGCAGATGAGAGATTATGTTACGCATGAGCATCTCCACTTGTTAGGGGACAATTTCGCCATGTTGTTTTCGGTTTCCTAGTTTCTACTTTACAAATCTCAATCAATAATTAGGTAAAGGATTTGAAAAGAGTTGCTCGAAAATTATAAAAACTTTGTAAAGGTTGAAAATTTGTATTCTAAACTACAATTTAATCATCTGAGAAACCGGGTTTCAGGTTAGAGTTATTAATTATATAAGCCTATTTATTAGTATTAACCACTGAAAAACCTCGACGATAGGGTTTTTTATCCGCTATTTGCACTTGAAATTGAACAGTATCCTGTTGATTTCCCTGTTTAACGGTTAGCGTCCATTGTCCGGGTTGTAATTGCCAAAAAACAGAATTAGCAGACTGAACATTTAATTGTTTCCCATTTAACCACCATTCCACAGGCTGTTGAGAAGGGTTAGTAATTTTAAACTCTAATTTAGAAGCATCTCCCGAATTCATCACAAAATAATCATCAGTTTGAGGAGAAATTATCGTTAATTGATGTTGTGTTAGTTGAGGATGAGATTGTCGAGATAACCATTCATTATATTCAGAATTTAATTTAATTTGAGGTGATTTTTGATAATATTCAGAAACTTTTTTTAGATCAAAATATTCTAATACAATTCCTCCCGAACAATCGGGAGTCGGACGTAACCCTGTTGTTGCACAAATCGGTAACTGAACAAACCCTAAAGGTTTGGGAAAATTACCCGGTTCTTTTGTTTCATGCAAATGCAATATAATTCGATTCCATAAAGGTGCTGCACCCATTACCCCAGACACATTTTGCATTCCTTCACCGCCAAAATTTCCTACCCAAGTTGCAACGGTATAATCTGTTGTAAAACCCACTGTCCAAGTATCTCGATAATTAGAAGAAGTTCCGGTTTTAACTGCAACGGGGAAGGGTAAATTTAACACAGAATCAATCCCAAAAGAATAAGCTCTCGCATGAGGATCACTTAACATATTGGTGATTAATTGCCAGGATACAGCCGTATCAATAGGGGGTGAATTAGGGTCAAGAAGTTGTCTTTGACTGAAGATCACATTAGGATTAATAACTTTACCCTGATTTGCCATAATTAAATAAGCCTGAGCTAATTCCCATAAACTCACTTCTCCACTTCCTAATGTTAATCCTAAACCATAATAATCAGGAGTATGGGTTAAATGTCGAAATCCTAGCGTTTCTAATCGTCCTAAAAATACCGGAACAGTGACTTTTTCTAATACTTTTACCGCCGGAACATTTAAAGAATTTGCCAAGGCAACTCGCACCCGCACGGGGCCTAAAAAAGTTTCACTATAATCCTTTGGGCTGTAAAGTTTTGCCCCAGGAATTGCATAATAAGTGGGAACATCTGCTAAAATTGTATGGGGTTGAATTATCCCTTCTGCTAATGCTAATTCATATAAAAAGGGTTTCAACGTTGATCCGGGTTGTCGCAGAGCTTGAACCCCATCATTTCGCCCTAATTGATCGCTATTAAAATAATCGGGAGAACCGACATAAGCTAATACTTCTCCGGTGTGATTATCAAGCACTAAAGCGGCGGAATGATGAACATTATGGTCTTTTAAACTGGTAATAATTTGTTCAACTTGCGCTTCAACAAATTGTTGTAACGGGCGATCTATTGTGGTTTTGATATAATTAGCTAATACGCGCTGTGTCAAAGGCTCAGAAGAGGATGAATGGGTTAACTTTTCAGTTAGCCAAAATAGAAAATGGGGTGCGGCAATAATTCCTTGTTGTTGGGGTTGGAATGTTAATGTTTCTTGATAGGCACGTTCCGCTTGAATAGGAGTAATATATCCATCTTCAATCATGCGCTTTAAAACATAATTTTGACGTTTTTTTAATGCGGATAAATTATGGTATGGATTTAAGTCTGTAGGGTCATTGGGAAGGGCTGCTAATAGACTCGCTTGGGCTAAATTTAATTCTGATGCTGAGGTGTTAAAATAGATTTTTGCAGCAGCTTCAACGCCATACAAATTTCCCCCCATTGGTAAACGATTAATATAAGCTTCTAAGATTTGCTGTTTATTCATTCCGGCGGTCAGTCGCCATGATAACCAAATTTCCCCAAATTTATTCGGTAATGTTCGGGGTGCGGGTTCTAATAATCTCGCTAATTGCATGGTAATGGTAGACGCACCGCTAACAATTTGTTTAGCTTGAAATGCTTCTAAAATAGACCGAACAAGCGCAATAGAATCAATCGCCCCATGTTGATAATAGCGTTTATCTTCAGCAGCAATAATCCCGTTAATAAAATCAGGTGAAACTTGACTTAAAGGAACAATTGCAGTATGATTTTGATTAGAACTTAAGACTGTTCCTAATGGTAAATGATTGCGATCGCTAAATTCAAACGCCACATCTTTTTGTAGAATATCTTCTGCATGAATCGGCGCAAGATAAGGAAGCGATCGCAACATTCCCCCAAAACACAATATTAATAGAATGGTTCGGATCGCTGGATGTCGAAAACAATACAAAATTTGGGGTGGAATTCTGTTCATCTCTCAGCCTCATTATAGATTGATATAATTAATATTGGCAGTGCTATCGTCTAATAATCTGGAAACTAATCAAAGTCTTAACAACTGACTGAATTGATCTACATCTTAATATTGTTCATTTACGGATTAAAATTCATCCAGATAACTCGGCTTTATAATTCACTGATAGATTGAATCTTAACCCGATACTTTTCCCAATTATTTTGTAAAGTTTGAGTATTAGGATGCTCTTAACCATAAGTACAGGAGAGCCCATTTTTGTGATCAATGTAGGGGGTACATATCCATAATGAAAAATATTCATATTACAACAAGATAAATTTATAAAGTTATGCTGTACTGTCAATTTGTAACCAATATTATTAGAGATCAAAAATTAATGAGCGATTCCTTGGGACTTAACGCCGATACCTCGACTAATCCCATAGTCAGCGTCAAAGTCAATCGAACTATCATCTCTGAAAATGGTGGGATAGGGGCTTTCATCATCAAACTCAGTCAGCCTGCACCCAGCACCGGGCTGAATCTGAATATCAGTGCCCTCGACAGCGATAATGCCGGGGGAGATGTCACCAATACTAAGAGTACAAATCTAAGCATTCAAATGGATCCGGTCACCAAGAAACCTGCTGGCCTCACCATTACCCCAGGTGCCACCGAAGCCAGACTCATCCTGACAGGCATACCTGATACTGTAGTCGAAGGCGATGAAGTCAGCACCCTCACCCTGTTACCCGGTGAAGGTTATACCGTTGCACCTGGCTATAGCACCGATGCGATTACACTGACTGAGAAACTCATGGTGAGTGTCACGGCTAGTCCAAATGCGATCGCTGAAAATGGTGGGGTAGGGACTTTCACCATCAAACTCAGTCAGCCTGCACCCAGCACCGGACTGAATCTGAATATCAGTGCCCTCGACAGCGATAATGCCGGGGGAGATGTCACCAACACTAAGAGTGAAAATCTAACCACTCAAATGGATCCGGTCACCAAGAGACCTGCTGGCCTCACCATTGCCCCAGGTGCCACCGAAGCCAAACTCATCCTGACAGGAATACCTGATACTGTAGTCGAAGGGGATGAAGTCAGTACCGTAACCCTGTTACCCGGTGCAGGCTATATAGTTTTACCGAGCCAGAGCACCGATGGGATTACGTTAATTGATGATAGTTATGCTCAGTAGTCTTCAAGATAATGACATCCTCTATAGCAAAGCCTTGTCTCCCATGATGTTTAGTGGTAACGGGAATAATACAATTTACCCTAATAATATGGGTGCAGTTTTTATGTAATTAGGGATTGCTGAATAAACCCTAGGATTGTCAGTTGGGAGTATTTGAAAGAAGTTAAAACCTTTTAGCCTAAAGAGTATCCAGGTTTTCCCTTCAAGTGGTAATCACTATGGATGATTCTTAGGATTGCCACTTCAGGGAGAATAAAATCAGGAAGGAATTCCCTCAAACCCATCTGAGATTTTAATCAGGATGAGTTTATCTATAATATGTATTTATTTTAGCGAAAAATACTTTTCAATTGTTATTTATCATATCTTTACGACCCATTTCTTCTAATTCTTCCACAACAGCAAGAGAACCTGAAATATCGCCTTTGAGTAGAAGTTCTTTAAGAGTTAAGATTTCTTCCATAGGAGAGAATTGAACAAGATTAACTGTATTATAGCTCATCCCAGAAACCCGGTTTCTGCGTGAGTCTCGACGTTAATCTCTGAATAGGGTTTAATAAAGTAACAGAGTGTTGAGAGAAAAATTATGTTCAACCGCAAACGCTTTTTGGGATTATTTCTAACGATTGTTTTGGTGATGATAGGGTTCAAAACCTTTGCGGAAACACCACCCCCTCCCCCAGACTATTTTCCTTTACCTGTGGGGGGAATCTGGGAATATCAAGCAAAAACGGCTGATGGGAAGCAATCTAAACTAACCGTTAAAGTTGAAGGGTTAGAAGCTCAAACCGATGGAACAACGCTTTATAAAACCGAAAATAATTTAGGGTTTGCACCGTTTTATATTTGGTATGCTAAACCCAGTGGATTAGTCAAAGAATATCGACAACTGTATACCTTTGGAGGAAATAACACAGAATATCGGTTAGAACCTGCAAAAACGATTCTTAAAAATCCTCCTTCTCCTGGGGAGACTTGGACTTGGGAAGGTCAAGAAATTGCGGTGATGACCACAGAGGTGAAAGAAAATTATGAAGTTGTTGGAACAGAAGATATTGAAGTT
This genomic stretch from Planktothrix sp. FACHB-1365 harbors:
- a CDS encoding Mo-dependent nitrogenase C-terminal domain-containing protein, encoding MRNIISHLLNPLRQWLDNLEIHNPDVALFLYRVIPAQCPFARDIKLFGYTLLHIPPLCKLNPFYEQLMGLRFRAMCYLVDECGMTI
- the pbpC gene encoding penicillin-binding protein 1C; this encodes MNRIPPQILYCFRHPAIRTILLILCFGGMLRSLPYLAPIHAEDILQKDVAFEFSDRNHLPLGTVLSSNQNHTAIVPLSQVSPDFINGIIAAEDKRYYQHGAIDSIALVRSILEAFQAKQIVSGASTITMQLARLLEPAPRTLPNKFGEIWLSWRLTAGMNKQQILEAYINRLPMGGNLYGVEAAAKIYFNTSASELNLAQASLLAALPNDPTDLNPYHNLSALKKRQNYVLKRMIEDGYITPIQAERAYQETLTFQPQQQGIIAAPHFLFWLTEKLTHSSSSEPLTQRVLANYIKTTIDRPLQQFVEAQVEQIITSLKDHNVHHSAALVLDNHTGEVLAYVGSPDYFNSDQLGRNDGVQALRQPGSTLKPFLYELALAEGIIQPHTILADVPTYYAIPGAKLYSPKDYSETFLGPVRVRVALANSLNVPAVKVLEKVTVPVFLGRLETLGFRHLTHTPDYYGLGLTLGSGEVSLWELAQAYLIMANQGKVINPNVIFSQRQLLDPNSPPIDTAVSWQLITNMLSDPHARAYSFGIDSVLNLPFPVAVKTGTSSNYRDTWTVGFTTDYTVATWVGNFGGEGMQNVSGVMGAAPLWNRIILHLHETKEPGNFPKPLGFVQLPICATTGLRPTPDCSGGIVLEYFDLKKVSEYYQKSPQIKLNSEYNEWLSRQSHPQLTQHQLTIISPQTDDYFVMNSGDASKLEFKITNPSQQPVEWWLNGKQLNVQSANSVFWQLQPGQWTLTVKQGNQQDTVQFQVQIADKKPYRRGFSVVNTNK